The following are encoded together in the Hippoglossus stenolepis isolate QCI-W04-F060 chromosome 12, HSTE1.2, whole genome shotgun sequence genome:
- the zgc:154058 gene encoding transmembrane protein 150A-like, translated as MSLWMILPVSLPALTITGIWVVYAMALYNQHVCPVDNWLYNQSCEEELYLQSGPTLCCTLDNVPLISKCGTLPPESCFFSLICSTGSFMVMVIVLLRYAHVIEKHQNCVLNTASLSTGWICAAGLIMVGNFQVDNAKVLHYVGAGIAFPTSMLFVGLQSALTYRLAKTQGEYNVAHLRLCMTLLAFVALVLSGVFFCQESFALQHASAIFEWLFCVIIMLFYGTFAFEFANLSGDTMVVLARGGAAGREHKVDALGAHQPENLSIL; from the exons ATGTCTCTGTGGATGATACTGCCTGTGAGCCTCCCAGCTCTGACCATCACTGGGATATGGGTTGT GTATGCCATGGCCCTGTACAACCAGCACGTCTGCCCTGTGGATAACTG GTTGTACAACCAGTCATGTGAAGAGGAGCTTTATTTGCAGAGCGGGCCAACCTTGTGCTGCACGCTAGACAATGTACCTCTCATCAG TAAGTGTGGGACACTTCCCCCCGAGAGCTGCTTCTTCAGCCTTATCTGCAGCACCGGCTCATTCATGG tGATGGTGATCGTGCTGCTCCGATATGCTCACGTCATTGAGAAGCACCAAAACTGTGTTCTCAACACGGCGAGTCTCTCCACAGGCTGGATCTGTGCTGCTGGACTCATCATGGTGGGCAACTTCCAG GTGGATAATGCCAAAGTCCTCCACTATGTCGGAGCGGGCATCGCCTTCCCCACCAGTATGCTGTTCGTGGGCCTGCAGTCGGCGCTGACCTACCGCCTGGCCAAGACGCAGGGGGAGTACAACGTGGCCCACCTCCGGCTCTGCATGACCCTGCTGGCCTTCGTAGCCTTGGTGCTCA GTGGCGTGTTCTTCTGTCAGGAGAGCTTCGCCCTGCAGCACGCCTCAGCCATCTTCGAATGGTTGTTCTGCGTCATCATCATGCTGTTTTACGGGACGTTCGCCTTCGAGTTTGCCAACTTGTCAGGGGACACCATGGTGGTGCTGGCTAGAGGCGGTGCTGCTGGGAGAGAACACAAGGTGGACGCACTGGGAGCCCACCAACCGGAGAACCTGTCCATACTGTAG
- the LOC118119158 gene encoding tripartite motif-containing protein 29-like produces MSHPSTLDLDRSSVLEKSRRSSSRSLPRAQAKPGEVLCDFCTSGREKAEKSCLVCLASYCEAHLQSHYDYPALMKHKLVKATGQMREKICAQHDKLLEAFCRADDTSVCVLCMMDEHKHHDIVPAGTERTEKQVSGRNNLSS; encoded by the coding sequence ATGTCACACCCCAGCACTCTGGATTTGGACAGAAGCAGCGTCCTGGAGAAATCTCGTCGCTCCAGCAGTCGGAGCCTGCCCCGGGCCCAGGCCAAGCCCGGGGAGGTCCTGTGTGACTTCTGCACATCAGGGAGGGAGAAGGCCGAGAAGTCCTGCCTGGTGTGCCTGGCGTCCTACTGCGAGGCTCATCTCCAGTCCCACTATGACTATCCCGCCTTGATGAAGCACAAGCTGGTCAAAGCCACAGGTCAGATGAGGGAGAAGATCTGTGCACAGCACGATAAGCTGCTGGAGGCTTTTTGTCGTGCTGACGACACATccgtgtgtgtgctgtgcatgatggatgaacacaaacatcacgACATCGTCCCGGCTGGAACTGAAAGGACAGAGAAACAAGTGAGTGGAAGAAACAATCTGTCAAGTTGA